One Pseudomonas sp. MH9.2 DNA segment encodes these proteins:
- a CDS encoding single-stranded DNA-binding protein, with protein sequence MARGVNKVILVGTCGQDPEVRYLPNGNAVTNLSLATSEQWTDKQTGQKVEKTEWHRVSMFGKVAEIAGEYLRKGSQVYIEGKLQTREWEKDGIKRYTTEIVVDMQGTMQLLGGRPQGEGAPQGQGGMSNSAPRPQQSRPQQSQPQSQPQSQPQRESRPAPQQQAAPQPAPDFDSFDDDIPF encoded by the coding sequence ATGGCCCGTGGGGTTAACAAAGTCATATTGGTCGGTACATGCGGCCAGGATCCCGAAGTTCGCTACTTGCCTAACGGTAACGCCGTGACCAACCTGAGTCTGGCGACCAGCGAACAGTGGACCGATAAACAAACCGGTCAGAAGGTCGAAAAGACTGAATGGCACCGTGTTTCGATGTTCGGCAAGGTTGCTGAAATCGCCGGCGAATACCTGCGCAAAGGTTCGCAGGTGTACATCGAAGGCAAGCTGCAAACCCGCGAGTGGGAAAAAGACGGTATCAAGCGCTACACCACTGAAATCGTCGTCGACATGCAAGGCACCATGCAACTGCTGGGCGGCCGTCCACAAGGCGAAGGCGCTCCACAGGGTCAAGGCGGCATGTCCAACTCCGCGCCGCGCCCTCAACAGTCGCGTCCGCAGCAGTCCCAACCGCAATCCCAACCGCAATCCCAGCCACAACGCGAATCGCGTCCTGCGCCACAGCAGCAGGCCGCACCGCAACCGGCTCCGGATTTCGACAGCTTTGATGACGATATTCCGTTCTAG